The bacterium genome has a segment encoding these proteins:
- a CDS encoding IS110 family transposase — translation MTQTTYLPKDYELFIGLDVDKKSFSFTIQDHNIMKRTKTIPAQPQYFYNYLQNNYSNKQIICAYEAGPTGYHLYDYLTQKNIPCLVVPPLSIPKAPNERVKTNRIDSVKLTALLKAGSLKSIRVPQDEWRELRHLVKIRQNYASLRKVTQQRIKALLLFAHLDGYIKDPYQKWSCNHINEIKKIPCQPAIRDCLDMLIDDLFYARKQLLTIHRVLRSFCNSHENIKNYLSFLQSIPGIGFVVAVTLLGNIGDPKNLKDPRELASFVGLVPRENSTGDDVNRGSITHLGDKVLRFLLIEAAWVAIRKDIRLYQFYCRIKNRHHSEIAKKKAITAVARKLTAIIYRILKEERKYIPHF, via the coding sequence ATGACACAAACAACATATTTACCGAAAGATTATGAACTATTCATTGGGCTAGATGTGGATAAAAAGAGTTTTTCTTTTACCATTCAGGACCACAATATTATGAAACGGACAAAAACAATACCAGCACAACCACAATATTTTTATAATTACCTGCAAAACAACTACTCTAACAAACAGATTATCTGTGCTTACGAAGCAGGTCCTACAGGATATCATCTTTATGACTATCTGACACAGAAAAATATTCCTTGTCTGGTTGTGCCACCACTATCTATCCCTAAAGCACCGAATGAACGAGTAAAGACTAACCGTATAGATTCAGTAAAACTAACGGCGCTACTTAAAGCTGGGAGTTTAAAATCTATAAGAGTACCTCAAGATGAATGGCGAGAACTTCGTCATTTAGTTAAAATTCGCCAGAACTATGCTTCTTTGCGTAAGGTTACTCAACAACGCATCAAAGCTTTACTTTTGTTTGCTCATCTGGATGGTTATATCAAAGACCCTTATCAAAAATGGTCTTGTAACCACATCAATGAAATCAAAAAGATTCCTTGTCAGCCAGCTATTCGAGATTGTTTAGATATGTTGATAGATGACCTTTTCTATGCCCGAAAACAACTATTAACCATTCACCGTGTTCTAAGAAGTTTTTGTAACAGCCATGAAAACATTAAGAATTACCTCAGTTTTTTGCAATCAATTCCTGGAATAGGATTTGTTGTGGCAGTTACTTTACTCGGTAACATAGGTGATCCCAAGAACTTAAAAGACCCACGAGAATTAGCCTCCTTTGTTGGTCTTGTGCCAAGAGAAAACTCTACTGGTGATGATGTTAATAGAGGCTCTATTACTCATTTAGGCGACAAGGTATTACGGTTTCTACTTATAGAAGCAGCCTGGGTTGCCATTCGAAAAGACATCAGACTCTATCAGTTTTATTGCCGAATCAAAAACAGACATCATTCAGAGATTGCTAAAAAGAAAGCCATTACTGCTGTTGCTCGTAAATTAACTGCGATTATCTATCGTATCTTAAAAGAAGAAAGAAAGTATATTCCACATTTTTAA
- a CDS encoding GDP-mannose 4,6-dehydratase — protein MSERCLITGITGFAGSYLADFLLEKGNVEIYGIKRWRSRMETIEHIKDKITLIECDLRDATSVLNCIEEMQPDKIFHLAAQSFVPTSWLAPTETLMTNILSTLNIFEAVRKAHLTHTRIQIAGSSEEYGMVYEDEVPIKETNPLRPLSPYGVSKVAHDLLGYQYYMSYNLYIVRTRGFNHSGPRRGEVFVEADFAKQIAEIEKGLKEPIIYVGNLEAKRDFTDVRDMAKGYWLSLEKCDPGDVYNICSGKAYGIEEVLDMLLSLSTVKVEVKQDPSRMRPSDVPILLGDFTKFREKTGWQPTIPFEKTLKDILNYWREYYQV, from the coding sequence ATGTCAGAAAGATGTTTAATTACGGGTATCACAGGATTTGCAGGGAGTTATTTAGCTGATTTCTTGCTTGAAAAAGGAAATGTCGAAATTTATGGGATTAAAAGATGGCGTAGTCGAATGGAAACCATTGAGCATATTAAAGATAAAATAACACTAATCGAATGTGATTTAAGAGATGCAACATCAGTTCTCAATTGTATTGAAGAAATGCAACCTGATAAAATCTTCCATTTAGCCGCTCAAAGTTTTGTTCCTACTTCATGGCTGGCACCTACTGAAACCTTAATGACTAATATCTTAAGCACTTTAAATATATTTGAGGCGGTGCGTAAAGCTCATTTAACTCATACAAGAATTCAAATTGCCGGCTCTTCTGAAGAATATGGAATGGTTTATGAGGATGAAGTCCCTATCAAAGAAACTAATCCTCTAAGACCTTTAAGCCCTTATGGTGTCAGTAAAGTAGCTCATGATTTATTAGGATACCAATATTATATGAGTTATAATCTCTATATTGTAAGAACAAGGGGATTTAATCATAGTGGTCCTCGAAGAGGTGAGGTATTTGTAGAAGCAGATTTTGCTAAACAAATTGCTGAGATAGAGAAGGGATTAAAAGAACCAATTATATATGTAGGAAATCTTGAGGCAAAAAGAGATTTTACGGATGTGCGGGATATGGCTAAGGGATATTGGTTATCACTTGAGAAATGTGACCCCGGCGATGTCTATAATATCTGCTCTGGAAAGGCGTATGGCATAGAAGAGGTTTTAGATATGTTACTTTCTCTTTCTACGGTAAAAGTGGAAGTAAAACAAGATCCCTCGCGAATGCGTCCTTCTGATGTTCCGATATTATTAGGAGATTTCACTAAATTTAGAGAAAAGACCGGTTGGCAACCAACTATCCCTTTTGAAAAAACACTTAAAGATATATTAAACTACTGGCGTGAATATTATCAGGTTTAG